One window of the Cryptomeria japonica chromosome 7, Sugi_1.0, whole genome shotgun sequence genome contains the following:
- the LOC131028963 gene encoding pyruvate decarboxylase 2, producing MDSSIGDDNSQRPESNDVGCLPCNKSVNGVPHTVVQGAGVATLGRHLARRLVQVGVRDVFSVPGDFNLTLLDHLIAEPGLNLVGCCNELNAGYAADGYARSNGVGACVVTFTVGGLSVINAIAGAYSENLPVICIVGGPNSNDYGTNRILHHTIGLPDFSQEYRCFQTVTCAQALVNNLEDANELIDHAISTALMESKPVYISISCNLPGIPHHTFTHEPVPYSLTPRQSNPQSLQAAVELTAQILNAAVKPVLVGGPKLRAAKAKSAFAELANASGYAVAVMPSAKGQVIETHPHFIGTYWGAVSTAFCAEIVESADAYLFAGPIFNDYSSVGYSLLLKKEKAIIVQPNRVTVSTGPTFGCVLMKDFLEALAKKLKHNKTAFENYQRIFVPEGVPLKGAPHEPLRVNVLFKHIQAMLSNDTALIAETGDSWFNCQKLKLPEECGYEFQMQYGSIGWSVGATLGYAQATPKKRVIACIGDGSFQVTAQDISTMIRYGQKSIIFLINNGGYTIEVEIHDGPYNVIKNWNYTALVDAIHNGEGKCWTTKVKTEEEAIEAIKTAQGPKKDCLCFIEIIVHKDDTSKELLEWGSRVAAANGRPPNPQ from the exons ATGGATTCAAGCATTGGGGACGACAATTCGCAGAGGCCTGAGAGCAATGATGTGGGATGTCTGCCCTGTAACAAATCTGTAAACGGCGTGCCGCATACCGTTGTTCAGGGTGCGGGGGTTGCCACGCTGGGGCGCCACCTGGCCCGGAGGCTTGTCCAGGTGGGCGTGCGTGATGTGTTCTCAGTGCCAGGGGACTTCAATCTGACGCTGCTGGATCATCTGATTGCAGAGCCCGGGCTCAATTTGGTGGGGTGCTGTAACGAGCTCAATGCCGGCTACGCCGCGGATGGCTATGCGCGCTCCAATGGCGTGGGAGCCTGCGTTGTCACCTTCACTGTTGGTGGCCTCTCTGTGATCAACGCCATTGCAGGGGCTTACAGCGAGAATCTGCCGGTCATATGCATAGTTGGGGGCCCCAACTCCAACGACTATGGCACCAACCGTATTCTTCATCATACCATTGGCCTTCCTGACTTTAGCCAGGAGTATCGATGCTTTCAGACTGTAACATGTGCTCAG GCGCTTGTGAACAATTTGGAAGATGCCAACGAGCTCATTGATCATGCTATATCCACAGCACTTATGGAGAGCAAACCAGTGTATATCAGCATTAGCTGTAATCTCCCTGGAATTCCCCATCACACATTCACTCATGAACCTGTTCCATACAGTTTGACGCCCAG GCAAAGCAATCCACAGAGCTTGCAAGCAGCTGTGGAACTGACTGCACAAATCCTAAATGCAGCGGTTAAGCCAGTCTTGGTTGGAGGCCCAAAGCTCAGGGCTGCAAAGGCAAAATCTGCATTTGCAGAATTAGCAAATGCTTCAGGTTATGCCGTGGCTGTAATGCCATCTGCTAAGGGGCAGGTTATAGAGACCCATCCACATTTCATAGGGACTTACTGGGGTGCAGTCAGTACTGCATTCTGTGCTGAAATAGTTGAGTCTGCAGATGCATATTTGTTCGCAGGGCCTATTTTTAATGATTATAGTTCAGTGGGGTATTCATTGCtcttgaagaaggagaaagctatAATTGTACAGCCTAATAGGGTAACGGTATCAACTGGACCCACTTTTGGTTGTGTGCTGATGAAAGATTTCTTAGAAGCCCTTGCAAAGAAGTTAAAGCACAACAAAACGGCCTTTGAGAATTACCAGCGCATCTTTGTACCTGAAGGCGTTCCCTTGAAAGGTGCTCCACATGAGCCTCTAAGAGTCAATGTGCTATTCAAACACATTCAG GCCATGTTATCAAATGATACAGCTTTAATTGCTGAAACTGGTGACTCTTGGTTCAATTGCCAGAAGCTTAAACTGCCAGAGGAATGCGG GTATGAGTTCCAGATGCAGTATGGATCAATTGGTTGGTCTGTAGGTGCCACTTTGGGATATGCTCAAGCAACCCCAAAGAAGCGGGTCATTGCCTGTATTGGTGATGGAAGCTTCCAG GTGACAGCCCAGGATATTTCTACCATGATTCGATATGGGCAGAAAAGTATAATTTTCCTGATTAATAATGGAGGGTATACTATAGAGGTTGAAATTCATGATGGACCATACAATGTGATAAAGAATTGGAATTACACTGCTTTAGTAGATGCTATTCATAATGGTGAAGGAAAATGTTGGACTACCAAG GTTAAGACAGAAGAAGAGGCTATTGAGGCTATTAAAACTGCCCAGGGACCTAAAAAGGATTGTTTATGCTTCATTGAAATTATTGTACACAAAGATGACACAAGCAAAGAGTTGCTTGAATGGGGATCTAGGGTAGCGGCAGCAAACGGCAGGCCACCAAATCCTCAGTAG